From the Misgurnus anguillicaudatus chromosome 17, ASM2758022v2, whole genome shotgun sequence genome, one window contains:
- the LOC129452369 gene encoding uncharacterized protein: protein MGEKLENMRDSESCRMETERAEEQRDTMEVIKDSQDELKEVDKKHQRLKTKQKVSHKKTGAKMSFSCTECEKRFSKAGHLADHMKTHAEKKTFTCRLCGKGFAIKKVLERHMKIHSGEKPFTCHQCEKSFTEKGNLKRHMRTHTGEKPFTCQQCGKSFTNKSSQMMHMTIHTGEKPFTCHQCGKSFTREVNLKVHVKIHRGDIFTCHQCEKSFSSERYFKTHMRIHTGEKLPSCHQCGKNFADERYLKIHVRTHTVETPFVCHHCGKCCISESILRVHMRIHSAEKPFSCNQCEKSFKCKSSLETHIKTHTGEKPFACLQCGNSFADKGNLNKHMRIHTGEKPFKCHQCEKSFSDKGRLTRHLQVHTGEKHFTCRQCGKGFRDKSHLERHMKIHSGEKACKCHQCGKGFNDKADLMRHVRIHTGEKPFICHHCAKTFTDKSNLQTHLRIHTGEKPFTCLQCGKSFINSSNLKKHMLVHTGEKPYACNHCEKSFTSNNNLQKHMVKHYNVN from the coding sequence ATACTATGGAAGTGATAAAGGACAGTCAAGATGAGCTGAAAGAAGTTGACAAGAAACATCAACGTTTAAAAACAAAGCAGAAAGTTTCACATAAAAAAACAGGAGCCAAAATGTCTTTCAGTTGCACCGAGTGTGAAAAGAGATTCTCAAAAGCTGGACACCTTGCAGATCACATGAAAACCCACGCTGAGAAGAAGACTTTTACATGCCGTCTGTGTGGGAAGGGCTTCGCCATTAAAAAAGTCCTTGAAAGACACATGAAAATTCACAGcggagagaaacctttcacatgCCATCaatgtgaaaagagttttacaGAGAAAGGTAACCTTAAGAGACACATGAGAAcgcacactggagagaaacctttcacGTGCCAACAGTGCGGGAAGAGCTTCACCAATAAATCAAGCCAAATGATGCACATGAcaattcacaccggagagaaaccttttACGTGTcatcaatgtggaaagagtttcacacGAGAAGTGAACCTTAAGGTACACGTGAAAATTCACCGTGGAGATATTTTCACATGCcatcagtgtgaaaagagtttctcAAGTGAACGTTACTTTAAGacacacatgagaattcacactggagagaaacttcCCTCATGCCATCAGTGTGGAAAGAATTTCGCAGATGAACGTTACCTTAAGATACACGTGAGAACTCACACTGTAGAGACACCTTTCGTATGCCACCATTGCGGAAAGTGCTGTATATCGGAAAGTATCCTTAGGGTTCACATGAGAATTCATTCTGCCGAGAAACCTTTTTCATGCaatcagtgtgaaaagagttttaaaTGTAAGAGTAGCCTTGAGACGCACATTAAAactcatactggagagaaaccttttgCATGCCTTCAGTGTGGAAATAGCTTCGCAGACAAAGGCAACCTTAATAAACACATGAGAATCCACACCGGAGAGAAGCCTTTCAAATGCCATCAGTGTGAAAAAAGCTTTTCAGACAAAGGCCGCCTTACCAGACACTTACAGGtgcacactggagaaaaacatTTCACGTGCCGTCAGTGCGGGAAGGGTTTCAGGGATAAATCGCACCTTGAGAGACACATGAAAATTCATAGCGGAGAGAAAGCTTGCAAATGCCATCAGTGCGGGAAGGGTTTCAACGATAAAGCAGACCTCATGAGACAcgtgagaattcacactggagagaaaccattcaTATGCCATCACTGTGCAAAGACTTTTACGGATAAAAGTAATCTTCAGACCCACttaagaattcacactggagagaagcCTTTTACGTGCctacagtgtggaaagagttttataaATTCAAGTAACCTTAAGAAACACATGttagttcacactggagagaaaccgtaTGCATGTAATCattgtgaaaagagttttacaaGTAATAATAACCTTCAGAAACACATGGTAAAGCATTACAATGTGAATTGA